The Streptomyces clavuligerus genome includes a region encoding these proteins:
- a CDS encoding beta-ketoacyl-[acyl-carrier-protein] synthase family protein, producing MKDVCVSGLGALTPLGASLEEFWSGLVEPSLKFAPPSGCPQVGVPVAEIRSSEFIAGSAVSHPALCDRSALLAVAATRSALEDAGLTTDSCDPGRVAVIVGSGAAGVATLDEEYERFYRQGQLQLSPLTVPKMMSSSAASWISMTFGFRGPAFVVASACASGTHSIGIAAQLIESGVVDVAVCGGTDSYLAEGALSAWQAIGVLSEDTCRPFAAGRTGLVLAEGAGVLVLESAEHARARGFVPRARVLGAGSSADAGHLTRPCAEGMASAMTGALRSASVSRAEIDYVNAHGTGTIANDRTETAALKTVFGVGSVPVMSSTKGTTGHALGAAGGIEALAALLALEHGVLPPTANFDAPDPACDLDCVPNTAREHRTRTVMSNSFAFGGLNASVVFGRL from the coding sequence ATGAAGGACGTCTGTGTCAGCGGGCTCGGGGCGCTGACTCCCCTGGGGGCGAGCCTGGAAGAGTTCTGGAGCGGCCTTGTCGAGCCGTCCCTGAAGTTCGCGCCGCCGTCCGGCTGCCCCCAGGTGGGGGTGCCGGTGGCGGAGATCCGCTCCTCGGAGTTCATCGCAGGATCGGCTGTCTCCCATCCCGCGTTGTGCGATCGGTCGGCACTGCTGGCCGTGGCGGCCACCCGGAGTGCGCTGGAGGACGCCGGCCTGACCACCGACTCCTGCGACCCTGGGCGGGTCGCCGTGATCGTCGGAAGCGGCGCGGCGGGTGTCGCCACCCTGGACGAGGAGTACGAGCGGTTCTACCGGCAGGGCCAGCTGCAACTCAGCCCGCTCACCGTGCCGAAGATGATGAGCAGTTCCGCGGCCAGCTGGATCTCCATGACGTTCGGATTCCGCGGACCTGCCTTCGTTGTCGCCAGTGCCTGTGCGTCGGGGACGCACTCGATCGGGATCGCCGCGCAGCTCATCGAGTCGGGTGTCGTCGACGTGGCTGTGTGCGGCGGCACCGATTCGTATCTCGCTGAGGGTGCCCTGAGTGCCTGGCAGGCCATCGGCGTGTTGTCCGAGGACACCTGCCGGCCGTTCGCCGCGGGCCGCACCGGGCTTGTCCTCGCCGAGGGCGCGGGCGTGTTGGTGCTTGAGTCGGCTGAGCACGCGCGCGCAAGGGGGTTCGTACCCCGGGCACGGGTGCTCGGCGCCGGTTCGAGCGCGGACGCGGGTCATCTCACCCGGCCCTGTGCCGAAGGAATGGCCTCGGCCATGACTGGCGCTCTTCGCTCGGCGAGCGTCTCCCGGGCCGAGATCGACTACGTCAACGCCCATGGAACAGGCACGATCGCCAATGACCGGACCGAGACAGCGGCGCTCAAGACCGTTTTCGGGGTCGGCTCGGTACCCGTCATGTCCTCGACGAAAGGCACCACCGGTCACGCCCTCGGCGCCGCCGGTGGGATCGAGGCGCTGGCAGCCCTCCTGGCCCTCGAACACGGCGTGCTGCCCCCCACCGCCAACTTCGACGCGCCTGACCCCGCGTGCGATCTCGACTGTGTGCCGAACACCGCGCGGGAGCACCGGACCCGGACGGTGATGTCGAACTCGTTCGCGTTCGGGGGTCTCAACGCCTCAGTGGTGTTCGGGCGGCTCTGA
- a CDS encoding CHAT domain-containing protein: MGTVTGGKRAPRPERLRVLLLAAAPEGDLRVGREQQRIRDAVRSATLRELVELEVHPAATVDGFLDALVRFRPQVVHFSGHSARDLIAFERDEDDFHEGAVVSAGAFADAVAAVDDRPLLVLLNSCRSAAQLEGLVGAVPFAVGMSDRMGDMAAIAYGARFYAAVAEGQSVRAAHLLGRAAVALNGLPDHDIPVLVCAADADPGATRLVTPPREGEGDGGGGSAVSPPAAGGDTRNVFLGPTAVQSGEGSVQVNRFGFGR; encoded by the coding sequence ATGGGCACGGTGACGGGCGGGAAGCGGGCCCCGCGGCCGGAGAGACTGCGGGTGCTGCTGCTGGCGGCCGCTCCGGAGGGCGACCTCCGCGTCGGACGGGAGCAGCAGCGGATCCGCGACGCCGTGCGGAGCGCCACCCTGCGGGAGCTGGTCGAGCTGGAAGTCCATCCGGCCGCGACGGTGGACGGCTTCCTGGACGCCCTGGTCCGGTTCCGTCCGCAGGTCGTGCACTTCTCCGGTCACAGCGCGCGGGATCTGATCGCCTTCGAGCGGGACGAGGACGACTTCCATGAGGGGGCCGTCGTCTCCGCCGGTGCCTTCGCCGACGCCGTCGCGGCCGTGGACGACCGTCCGCTGCTGGTGCTGCTCAACTCCTGCCGGTCCGCCGCCCAGCTCGAAGGGCTGGTCGGCGCGGTGCCGTTCGCCGTCGGCATGTCCGACCGCATGGGCGATATGGCCGCGATCGCCTACGGCGCCCGGTTCTACGCCGCCGTCGCCGAGGGACAGTCCGTCCGGGCCGCTCATCTGCTGGGCCGGGCGGCCGTCGCCCTGAACGGTCTGCCCGACCACGACATACCGGTCCTGGTCTGCGCCGCGGACGCCGACCCCGGCGCCACCAGGCTGGTGACGCCTCCCCGCGAGGGCGAGGGCGACGGCGGAGGTGGGAGCGCGGTGTCGCCCCCGGCCGCCGGGGGCGACACGCGGAATGTGTTCCTCGGGCCGACGGCGGTCCAGTCCGGCGAGGGCAGTGTCCAGGTGAACCGGTTCGGCTTCGGCCGGTGA
- a CDS encoding sterol desaturase family protein — protein MAQSVADPAGTLAYFAGGVLAWTLLEWLLHGQVFHSRRLRNPFAKEHALHHANLLHIVGWPRKLLTLAFVVVTLIVLLRLALGHFDAVAFPCGLGLAYVAYEALHRIIHLRPPRTAYGRWMRLHHTQHHFHTPRQNFGVTTTAWDRVFGTYEPFETPLAVPERHAMPWLFDPETGQLADAFAEDYVLVRRVRDVRDSAAPSSPR, from the coding sequence ATGGCCCAATCGGTTGCCGATCCAGCAGGAACGCTGGCCTATTTCGCCGGGGGAGTACTGGCGTGGACTCTTCTTGAGTGGCTCCTGCACGGGCAGGTCTTCCATTCCCGCCGGCTCCGCAACCCGTTCGCGAAAGAGCACGCACTCCACCACGCGAATCTGCTGCATATCGTCGGCTGGCCCCGCAAGCTCCTCACACTCGCCTTTGTGGTCGTCACCCTCATCGTGCTGCTCCGGCTCGCCCTCGGACATTTCGACGCTGTGGCATTCCCGTGCGGACTCGGTCTTGCCTACGTCGCCTATGAGGCACTTCACCGGATCATCCATCTGAGGCCGCCGCGTACGGCCTATGGACGGTGGATGCGACTGCACCACACCCAGCATCACTTCCATACCCCGCGACAAAATTTCGGCGTGACCACAACCGCTTGGGATCGCGTCTTCGGCACCTATGAGCCGTTCGAGACCCCCCTGGCGGTACCCGAGCGGCATGCGATGCCATGGCTGTTCGACCCCGAGACAGGGCAACTGGCCGACGCCTTCGCGGAGGACTACGTTCTGGTGCGCAGGGTGCGGGACGTTCGGGACTCCGCAGCGCCGTCCTCCCCACGGTGA
- a CDS encoding M12 family metallo-peptidase, which yields MKRKFMRKTCGAVIATCAVLGVLTPSAPSAVAAEKPVINVLVLCTSNAEREAGGVKKVRDIVKRSVDYTNNAFDNSEANAEIRITGVVRAPDFGPWADDNDRIYDYLSATPKSVAKLRDRHRADVIAIIPDNFGGMAYIGERGRPLPPEAPGMEGASMVLGHDLLGKEPDTFAHELGHLLGLDHDRHVSPDPGDGYDHARGYVAPSKKWRTIMAYEDTCLDAGTSCPVVPYFSNPDLNINGEPLGKPVGQDGQAHAVSMINESASIVAAYR from the coding sequence ATGAAGCGAAAGTTCATGCGCAAGACGTGCGGTGCGGTGATCGCCACCTGTGCCGTCCTCGGCGTCCTCACCCCCTCCGCCCCCAGCGCGGTGGCCGCGGAGAAGCCGGTCATCAATGTCCTGGTGCTCTGCACTTCGAACGCGGAGCGGGAGGCCGGAGGGGTGAAGAAGGTACGGGACATCGTCAAGCGATCCGTCGACTACACCAACAATGCCTTCGACAACAGCGAGGCCAACGCCGAGATCCGCATTACGGGTGTCGTGCGGGCCCCGGACTTCGGACCATGGGCAGACGACAACGACCGCATCTACGACTACCTCTCCGCGACCCCGAAGTCAGTGGCAAAGCTCCGTGACCGGCACCGTGCCGACGTGATCGCGATCATTCCCGATAATTTCGGCGGCATGGCCTACATCGGCGAACGTGGACGCCCGCTGCCGCCCGAGGCTCCGGGGATGGAGGGTGCCAGTATGGTGCTCGGCCACGATCTGCTCGGCAAGGAACCGGACACCTTCGCCCATGAACTGGGGCACCTGCTCGGCCTCGACCATGACCGCCACGTCAGCCCGGATCCGGGAGACGGCTACGACCACGCCCGCGGCTACGTCGCGCCCAGCAAGAAGTGGCGCACCATCATGGCCTACGAAGACACATGCCTGGACGCAGGCACGTCGTGCCCCGTCGTTCCGTACTTCTCCAACCCGGATCTGAACATCAATGGTGAACCGCTGGGCAAGCCCGTCGGCCAGGACGGCCAGGCCCACGCCGTGAGCATGATCAACGAATCCGCCTCCATCGTCGCCGCCTACCGATAG
- a CDS encoding phosphatase PAP2 family protein: MSNGPPVFRLLLGGVAAVVVAMCHRWRAFALFASPLLIQFLVYDRQRVLSPAVTGVRINVTGPRDWELAWFGVRTDHGPMTPAEWMQDHTTPVLDALCGLVYLLFMVGFIALAAWWRFGARRVEAQAITWALLALHLIGYTIHLLHPTAPPWYVERYGTGPAVATAPPEAAGGLRFDRLLGISWFSSQYSGSSSVFGALPSLHVGQTFLAALFAWRYRSLRVVTAGFFGLVLLASVYLNHHYIVDGIVGMAIAGLVFATTVHVVRRTGASRSGESPPVRPPRRGAGPPPADGAASTR, translated from the coding sequence ATGTCGAACGGTCCGCCGGTCTTCCGGCTGCTCCTCGGCGGGGTGGCAGCGGTGGTCGTCGCCATGTGTCACCGGTGGCGGGCCTTCGCGCTCTTCGCGTCCCCGTTGCTCATCCAGTTCCTCGTGTACGACAGGCAACGCGTGCTCTCACCTGCGGTAACAGGTGTGAGGATCAACGTCACCGGCCCCCGCGACTGGGAGTTGGCCTGGTTCGGTGTGCGGACGGATCATGGTCCGATGACACCGGCGGAGTGGATGCAGGACCACACGACACCGGTTCTCGACGCCCTCTGCGGTCTGGTCTACCTCTTGTTCATGGTCGGCTTCATCGCCCTGGCCGCCTGGTGGAGGTTCGGGGCGCGACGTGTGGAGGCACAGGCCATCACCTGGGCGCTGCTCGCGCTGCACCTCATCGGCTATACCATCCACCTCCTCCATCCGACGGCGCCGCCCTGGTACGTCGAGAGATACGGCACCGGCCCGGCCGTGGCCACCGCACCACCGGAGGCGGCCGGTGGCCTGCGGTTCGACCGGCTTCTGGGCATCTCGTGGTTCTCCTCGCAGTACAGCGGCAGTTCGAGCGTCTTCGGCGCGCTGCCATCCCTCCACGTAGGACAAACCTTCCTCGCGGCCCTGTTCGCGTGGAGATACCGCTCCCTCCGCGTCGTCACGGCGGGCTTCTTCGGCCTCGTTCTCCTGGCCTCGGTCTACCTCAACCATCACTACATCGTCGACGGGATCGTCGGCATGGCCATCGCCGGCCTTGTCTTCGCCACCACGGTCCACGTCGTGCGGCGCACAGGCGCTTCCCGATCGGGAGAGTCGCCCCCCGTCAGGCCGCCTCGGCGCGGTGCAGGTCCTCCGCCCGCCGACGGCGCGGCGTCCACCAGGTGA
- a CDS encoding MupA/Atu3671 family FMN-dependent luciferase-like monooxygenase, whose protein sequence is MRLSLMFFSGALEPNAADQYRTVLELAEFADREGFSGIWLPERHFSTFGAPFPNPVLLLAAVASRTEHLTLRTGSLVATLHDPLRMAEDLAVLDNLCRGRLEVGFASGWSPDDFAFFPDRYGRRHALLFELIDHVRALWLGGPHDARSGTGEDIRVRALPRPVRQDLPVWIAATQSIETFRSAGRRGDGVLTHILDGNLQKLQENITAYRQEFAAAGHAPADGRVALMLHTFLGQDRDEVIDVVRDPYCDYLKTIAPLARGLATARNRSVDLDRLSARYLDEFVRAHFQRALDGRSLIGTVEDALTTIKTVRELGVDEVACLVDFGLRSEQVHLQLPYLAELNESVTQEPIRGSQR, encoded by the coding sequence ATGCGACTGAGCCTGATGTTCTTCTCCGGCGCGCTTGAGCCGAACGCCGCGGACCAGTACCGGACCGTCCTTGAACTGGCCGAGTTCGCGGACCGGGAGGGATTCTCCGGAATCTGGCTGCCCGAGCGTCACTTCTCGACCTTCGGTGCCCCGTTCCCGAACCCGGTGCTGCTGCTGGCGGCCGTCGCGTCCCGTACGGAACACCTGACACTCCGTACGGGAAGTCTGGTCGCCACGCTGCACGACCCGCTGCGGATGGCCGAGGACCTGGCGGTCCTCGACAACCTCTGCCGAGGACGATTGGAAGTCGGGTTCGCCTCCGGCTGGTCGCCGGACGACTTCGCCTTCTTCCCCGATCGCTACGGACGGCGGCATGCCCTGCTCTTCGAACTGATCGACCACGTGCGAGCCCTGTGGCTCGGCGGTCCGCACGACGCCCGTTCGGGGACCGGTGAGGACATCAGGGTGCGAGCCTTGCCCCGTCCGGTGCGGCAGGACCTCCCGGTGTGGATCGCTGCCACGCAGAGCATCGAGACATTCCGCAGCGCCGGCCGCCGAGGAGACGGGGTGCTGACCCATATCCTCGACGGTAACCTGCAAAAGCTTCAGGAGAACATCACGGCCTACCGCCAGGAGTTCGCGGCGGCCGGTCACGCCCCCGCAGACGGCCGCGTCGCGCTCATGCTGCACACCTTCCTCGGCCAGGACCGGGACGAGGTGATCGATGTCGTCAGAGACCCCTACTGCGACTACCTCAAGACCATCGCACCACTGGCCCGAGGTCTGGCCACCGCGAGGAACCGCAGCGTCGACCTCGACCGGCTGAGCGCCCGCTACCTCGATGAGTTCGTACGGGCCCACTTCCAGCGCGCCCTTGACGGCCGGTCACTCATCGGCACGGTCGAGGACGCGCTTACGACGATCAAGACCGTGCGCGAGCTGGGCGTCGACGAGGTCGCCTGCCTTGTGGACTTCGGGCTGCGAAGCGAGCAGGTCCATCTGCAGTTGCCGTACCTCGCCGAGCTGAACGAGTCCGTCACCCAAGAGCCGATCAGGGGGAGCCAACGATGA
- a CDS encoding beta-ketoacyl reductase, which produces MTTGSPQVRVDDVEDDPTRILTPHWEKTPAFEPQPGAAMRAEWFVLSWGPSRCADALAATLRGTAPGVGVRRVDVATESAESHDYRAGADQRHVFFVDETAPLRGPDVADDASWAWADAVVHACQTVASRPRARVWIVTRTGLHGSGTRDVVRPEHDFAWALGRCHAAESPDSWGGLVDLDVEDPATAGRMLSDYLLSDSTEDEILLQDDGPLVARLRASSLPPTAINQSLSTERLQIVSGGAAGLSFEIERGLARRGAKRLLILGRSPLDAERERNIHLLEELGCGVEYEVLDIGDPAAVRTLTARLRQRGDAVGGVFHLASNWRMNGRSCVSSLMTATGEQNRVLLATKAGGALLLSELAEDLGAEAMVLFSSAAATLGSPGQANYAAANAVLDGVARRLHRGRVRAVSIAWGPVGEVGFGATPEGARLHDVWQRLGLRRLTVDQVLSAVDMALSQDQPNLTVVSWDDAGADALPWVGARPTLEPLAAAQPQGLALGRLGELEGEERVECIIDVIRGSLARILSRAPETIDPESSFAMMGVDSLIALEVLFIVEREFGVRLGLDQVLLGMDSTLATMASQLDQHLREVATQTSGSPR; this is translated from the coding sequence ATGACCACGGGTTCACCACAAGTCCGGGTCGACGACGTCGAAGACGATCCGACCCGTATCCTCACCCCGCACTGGGAGAAGACACCCGCGTTTGAACCTCAACCGGGTGCGGCGATGCGTGCGGAGTGGTTCGTCCTGTCGTGGGGGCCGAGTCGGTGCGCCGACGCACTGGCCGCGACGCTGCGGGGGACCGCCCCGGGCGTCGGCGTCAGGCGCGTGGACGTGGCGACGGAGTCCGCGGAGTCCCATGACTACCGCGCCGGAGCCGATCAGCGTCATGTGTTCTTCGTGGACGAGACCGCGCCGCTGCGCGGACCCGATGTAGCCGACGACGCGAGCTGGGCGTGGGCCGACGCGGTGGTGCACGCATGCCAGACGGTGGCGTCCCGGCCGAGGGCGAGAGTGTGGATCGTGACGCGTACAGGACTCCACGGCTCGGGGACCCGCGATGTCGTCAGGCCCGAACATGACTTCGCCTGGGCACTGGGCCGGTGCCACGCCGCCGAGAGCCCCGACAGCTGGGGTGGCCTCGTCGACCTGGACGTCGAAGACCCGGCCACGGCCGGCCGAATGCTGTCGGACTACCTGCTCTCCGACTCGACGGAGGACGAGATCCTGCTCCAGGACGACGGCCCGCTCGTGGCCCGCCTGCGTGCCTCGTCGCTGCCGCCCACCGCGATCAACCAGAGCCTTTCGACGGAGCGCCTGCAGATCGTCAGTGGCGGGGCGGCGGGACTGAGCTTCGAGATCGAGCGCGGGCTCGCCCGCCGCGGGGCGAAGCGGCTGCTGATCCTCGGTCGAAGTCCGCTCGACGCCGAGCGCGAACGCAACATCCACCTGCTTGAGGAGCTGGGATGCGGCGTGGAGTACGAGGTCCTGGACATCGGGGACCCGGCGGCGGTGCGCACGCTCACGGCCCGCCTGCGGCAGCGCGGCGATGCCGTCGGAGGCGTGTTCCATCTCGCTTCGAACTGGCGAATGAACGGACGGTCATGCGTGTCCTCGCTGATGACCGCCACCGGTGAGCAGAATCGGGTGCTGCTCGCGACGAAGGCCGGCGGCGCGCTGCTCCTCAGCGAGCTGGCCGAGGACCTGGGTGCCGAAGCGATGGTTCTCTTCTCGTCCGCGGCCGCCACGCTCGGGTCCCCGGGACAGGCCAACTACGCGGCGGCGAACGCCGTGCTCGACGGCGTGGCACGTCGCCTGCACAGGGGCCGGGTCCGTGCCGTCAGCATCGCGTGGGGACCCGTCGGCGAGGTCGGCTTCGGCGCCACACCGGAGGGGGCGCGGCTCCACGACGTGTGGCAGCGGCTGGGCCTGCGGCGGCTGACCGTCGACCAGGTGCTCTCAGCCGTCGACATGGCGTTGTCCCAGGATCAGCCGAACCTCACCGTGGTCTCCTGGGACGACGCGGGAGCGGATGCGCTGCCATGGGTCGGAGCACGTCCCACGCTGGAGCCGCTCGCCGCAGCGCAGCCGCAGGGATTGGCCCTGGGGCGGTTGGGCGAGCTGGAGGGCGAAGAGCGCGTCGAGTGCATCATCGACGTGATACGCGGGAGCCTCGCACGGATCCTGTCGCGCGCGCCGGAGACCATAGATCCCGAGAGTTCGTTCGCGATGATGGGAGTCGATTCGCTCATCGCGCTCGAAGTGCTCTTCATCGTCGAACGCGAATTCGGCGTCAGGCTCGGACTGGACCAGGTCCTGCTCGGCATGGACTCCACCCTCGCCACGATGGCGAGCCAACTCGACCAGCACCTCCGCGAGGTCGCGACGCAGACGTCCGGGAGCCCTCGATGA
- a CDS encoding 3-oxoacyl-ACP synthase III family protein has product MTAFRMMPVQLDVLGTGVSMPGSPVTNDDMVQFIALGNDKHRSEFVGKIADQLGVYQRFLSRDLAAARELPRAGDTNPELSGRAICSALEQAGLTIDDVDLLIGHTTSPHTLLPPNVSWVADLLGYSGQYMELRQACTGFANALMIAGSMLTSMAADCVCVVGSETGSVLFDVDEAVTDRGQLVNAAQMGDGAGAVVLSRYTGGGAHLANTYFGTLGLRKPSGFSLATGGSSRPAHDTDQPGSRNFINEYTLAREDGLDLFRAGFEALRSIGLDEPQVDRYLTHQANGRMGELLAPILGIPAKKFHNCAADYGNTGSASTWIGLHSVREQHVLEPGQVLGVLGAEATKFMYGGFSYVEGSRENPVHDTPSGSSDVGASPCD; this is encoded by the coding sequence ATGACAGCATTCCGGATGATGCCCGTTCAGCTTGATGTACTCGGAACCGGCGTCTCCATGCCGGGGTCGCCGGTGACGAACGACGACATGGTGCAATTCATCGCTCTGGGGAACGACAAGCACCGGTCCGAGTTCGTGGGGAAGATAGCGGACCAGCTGGGTGTGTACCAGCGATTTCTGTCCCGCGATCTCGCCGCCGCACGTGAGCTGCCCCGCGCGGGCGACACGAACCCGGAGCTGAGCGGGCGGGCGATTTGCTCCGCACTCGAACAGGCCGGGCTCACGATCGATGACGTGGACCTCCTCATCGGGCACACGACTTCACCACACACGCTGCTGCCGCCGAACGTCTCGTGGGTCGCCGATCTCCTCGGTTACTCCGGGCAGTACATGGAACTGCGGCAGGCCTGCACGGGCTTCGCCAACGCACTGATGATCGCTGGCTCGATGCTGACATCGATGGCGGCGGACTGCGTGTGCGTCGTCGGCAGCGAGACGGGGTCCGTGTTGTTCGACGTCGACGAAGCCGTCACGGACCGGGGCCAGTTGGTGAACGCGGCACAGATGGGTGACGGGGCCGGCGCGGTTGTCCTCTCCCGCTACACAGGGGGCGGCGCCCATCTCGCGAACACCTATTTCGGAACCCTCGGTCTGCGGAAGCCCTCCGGCTTCAGCCTTGCCACGGGTGGCTCCTCAAGGCCGGCACATGATACGGACCAGCCGGGTTCGAGAAACTTCATCAACGAGTACACACTGGCCCGTGAGGATGGCCTCGACCTGTTCCGCGCGGGCTTCGAGGCCCTGAGGTCGATCGGCCTGGACGAGCCGCAGGTCGATCGTTACCTGACGCATCAGGCGAACGGCCGCATGGGCGAATTGCTCGCTCCCATCCTGGGCATCCCGGCGAAGAAGTTCCACAACTGCGCCGCCGACTACGGGAACACCGGCTCCGCTTCGACGTGGATCGGGCTGCACAGCGTTCGCGAGCAGCACGTACTGGAGCCCGGACAGGTGCTCGGCGTACTCGGGGCGGAGGCAACCAAATTCATGTACGGCGGCTTCTCCTACGTGGAAGGCAGCCGGGAAAACCCCGTCCACGACACGCCGTCCGGATCGTCCGACGTGGGGGCGAGCCCATGCGACTGA
- a CDS encoding RICIN domain-containing protein: MTGAGAAGDGDRPGDDSGGNVFHGPAGVQRGSGNLQVNFHEHRAGVLSACAVALVCVATVVVVWVGGGPDGGPDTRGGTAGVTPGNTDPATAPGTTPPRSDGADPPALTGRLVNVGSGLCLRVPHTADDAVPVQDTCTAAADRTWTLTPRSASTHTLRNAHSGRCLAVTGRQNLSPARQLGCAGGPEGRHWELLWGTGDRAGRFMLRVIGAARCLVVQGPAADRPAAQVSCGEEYDDQWWRLSAPQARSGRIPGVERPG; the protein is encoded by the coding sequence GTGACCGGGGCCGGGGCCGCGGGGGACGGCGACCGGCCCGGGGACGACTCCGGTGGGAACGTCTTCCACGGCCCGGCCGGGGTGCAGCGCGGCAGCGGAAACCTCCAGGTGAACTTTCATGAGCATCGGGCGGGCGTCCTCTCCGCCTGCGCGGTCGCCCTGGTGTGCGTGGCCACCGTGGTCGTCGTCTGGGTGGGCGGCGGACCGGACGGCGGACCGGACACGCGCGGCGGGACCGCCGGCGTCACCCCCGGGAACACGGACCCGGCGACGGCCCCGGGCACCACGCCGCCCCGCTCCGACGGGGCGGATCCGCCGGCCCTCACCGGGCGGCTGGTCAACGTCGGCAGCGGTCTGTGCCTGCGGGTGCCCCACACCGCCGACGACGCCGTTCCGGTGCAGGACACCTGCACCGCCGCCGCCGACCGGACGTGGACGCTGACCCCGCGGAGCGCGTCCACCCACACCCTGCGCAACGCGCACAGTGGCCGGTGCCTGGCCGTGACAGGTCGGCAGAACCTCTCCCCCGCCCGCCAGCTCGGCTGCGCCGGCGGTCCCGAGGGGCGGCACTGGGAGCTGCTGTGGGGGACCGGCGACCGGGCGGGGCGCTTCATGCTGCGCGTCATCGGCGCCGCCAGGTGCCTGGTGGTGCAGGGCCCCGCGGCGGACCGGCCCGCGGCGCAGGTGTCCTGCGGTGAGGAGTACGACGACCAGTGGTGGCGCCTCTCCGCTCCGCAGGCCCGGTCCGGGCGAATTCCGGGCGTCGAACGACCGGGTTGA
- a CDS encoding fatty acid desaturase family protein yields MLIFAIAVGSTYSGPLTVLVKVVFVVFGALQFIGIFGLMHESAHGHLARSGRANRLLGEVISVVVGTSYPGYRAAHLTHHSRFRTEADPQEVIFPQRSAPVTMALLTAASVFGAPIFLLVRAPFIALKHNNVVRSVWGPIAAVAFYATLCMVLPSAQSSFLLLTIVAGAVLGSLNDIVYHQGLVADNTLQASTSFDCDAFGQMFLSGANRHAEHHAYPAVPGPRLVKVSKILRDDFLARGVPYERSFTMAFARRFVTNPLFLPVTCKSGPAGAER; encoded by the coding sequence ATGCTGATCTTCGCGATAGCCGTCGGGTCGACGTATTCAGGTCCGCTCACCGTGCTCGTCAAGGTCGTCTTCGTGGTGTTCGGCGCTCTCCAGTTCATCGGAATCTTCGGGTTGATGCACGAGTCGGCACATGGGCATCTGGCCCGCAGCGGAAGGGCGAACCGACTGCTCGGGGAGGTGATTTCCGTAGTCGTCGGGACGTCATACCCGGGCTACCGCGCGGCGCACCTGACCCATCACTCCAGGTTCCGCACGGAAGCCGATCCCCAGGAGGTCATCTTTCCCCAGCGGTCCGCGCCGGTCACAATGGCCCTCCTCACGGCCGCGTCCGTCTTCGGCGCACCGATCTTCCTGCTGGTGCGCGCTCCGTTCATCGCTTTGAAGCACAACAACGTGGTCAGGTCGGTATGGGGACCGATCGCTGCGGTGGCGTTCTACGCGACGCTCTGCATGGTGCTGCCCAGCGCGCAATCGAGCTTCCTGTTGCTGACGATCGTGGCGGGGGCCGTCCTCGGCAGTCTGAACGACATCGTCTACCACCAGGGTTTGGTGGCGGACAACACCCTCCAGGCGTCCACTTCCTTCGACTGCGATGCCTTTGGTCAGATGTTCCTCAGTGGTGCCAATCGGCACGCCGAGCACCACGCTTATCCCGCGGTGCCCGGACCGAGGCTGGTCAAGGTGAGCAAGATTCTGCGCGATGATTTCCTCGCCCGTGGTGTTCCTTATGAGCGCAGCTTCACCATGGCCTTTGCCCGGCGTTTTGTCACCAACCCCCTGTTCCTCCCCGTGACGTGTAAGAGCGGGCCAGCCGGGGCCGAGAGGTGA